One window of the Thermus islandicus DSM 21543 genome contains the following:
- a CDS encoding ATP-binding protein, with product MIPRRVQPILEARLDQVPVVLLTGPRQVGKTTLALEMAQRREALYLDLESERDRAKLAAAELYLEAHLDRLVVLDEVHRMPELFPLLRSLVDRARRGGRRAGLYLLLGSLAPEVSRQAEESLAGRASYLELAPLDLLEVGREAEDRLWLRGGFPESFLAPGDGVSYRWRLDFLRSYVEREILLLGGRLPGEVLRRFLTMLAHLQGEFLNTAELARNLGLDGRTVNRYLDFLVDLYLVRRLPPLEANVGKRLVKSPKLYLRDSGLVHALLGIQDLEGLLSHPVVGRSYEGFVLENLLRVLPEGAQAFFYRTRAGAEVDLVLLLPRGRVWAVEVKRSLDPRPSRGFLEALKDLRPQRAFVVYPGAEAFPIGEGVLAASLYEVMGRLWAG from the coding sequence GTGATACCCCGGCGCGTCCAACCCATCCTGGAAGCCCGCTTGGACCAGGTGCCCGTGGTGCTGCTCACCGGCCCCCGGCAGGTGGGGAAGACCACCCTGGCCCTGGAGATGGCTCAGAGGAGGGAGGCCCTGTACCTAGACCTCGAGTCGGAACGGGACCGGGCCAAGCTGGCCGCGGCCGAGCTCTATCTAGAGGCCCACCTAGACCGCCTAGTGGTCCTGGACGAGGTCCACCGCATGCCCGAGCTTTTTCCCCTGCTCCGCAGCCTGGTGGACCGGGCGCGAAGGGGGGGGCGCAGGGCCGGCCTCTACCTTCTCCTCGGTTCCCTCGCCCCCGAAGTAAGCCGCCAGGCGGAGGAGAGCCTGGCGGGGCGGGCGAGCTACCTGGAGCTCGCGCCCTTGGACCTCCTGGAGGTGGGCAGGGAGGCGGAGGACCGGCTTTGGCTCCGGGGAGGCTTCCCCGAGAGCTTTCTCGCCCCGGGGGACGGGGTGAGCTACCGCTGGCGCCTGGACTTTCTACGGTCGTACGTGGAGCGGGAGATCCTCCTTCTGGGAGGGCGGCTTCCCGGCGAGGTCCTCCGCAGGTTCCTCACCATGCTCGCCCACCTCCAAGGGGAGTTCCTGAACACTGCCGAGCTGGCAAGGAATCTAGGGTTGGACGGCAGGACCGTGAACCGCTACCTGGACTTTTTGGTGGACCTCTATCTCGTGAGGCGCCTTCCCCCCCTGGAGGCCAACGTGGGCAAGCGCCTGGTGAAAAGCCCAAAGCTCTACCTGAGGGACAGCGGCCTGGTCCACGCCCTCCTGGGGATCCAGGACCTCGAGGGCCTCCTGTCCCACCCGGTGGTGGGGAGGAGCTACGAGGGCTTTGTGCTGGAGAACCTCCTCCGGGTCCTCCCCGAGGGGGCCCAGGCCTTCTTCTACCGTACCCGGGCGGGGGCTGAGGTGGACCTGGTCCTCCTCCTCCCCAGGGGAAGGGTCTGGGCTGTGGAGGTCAAGCGAAGCCTGGACCCCAGGCCTTCCCGGGGCTTCCTCGAGGCGCTAAAGGACCTCAGGCCCCAGAGGGCCTTCGTGGTTTACCCGGGAGCGGAGGCCTTCCCCATCGGAGAGGGGGTTCTGGCAGCATCCCTTTATGAGGTGATGGGGCGACTCTGGGCGGGCTGA